A portion of the Ferrimicrobium sp. genome contains these proteins:
- a CDS encoding plasma-membrane proton-efflux P-type ATPase, whose amino-acid sequence MPEPFVPDSETHGLTTAEVAQRRKQYGPNAIVHPKEHPFALFLKKFWAPVPWMLEVTLILELALGKSAEAIVIALLLVLNSVLSFSQESRAKKALELLQSKLQITARVFRDGSWQQVPALDLVPGDLIHLRIGDLAPADLRIVDGELLVDQSALTGESLPVEHHCGDTVYSASIIRRGEASGEVTATGAKSYFGKTADLVRTAGSASHLEVLVLGIVKWLVTFDIVLVVLVLVDALVRGITLSHIAPFALILLVASVPIALPATFTLATAVAAMELVRRGILVTRLAAIEEAASMTVLLSDKTGTLTKNELRVQSIVTFGDATDADVLFAAAMASDASTQDPLDLATLAKAQQLGIKPVPRATFSPFDPATKRSESTYLDASGSEHHALKGAPQVLKTLITGGEEPSTLTGTLVDLARSGSRVLGIAGGVASDLKLLGLIAFADPLRDDAVEILQQLAGLGITVKMVTGDTPETAASIATQLGLSGKVCSPDNSESTCAVYAGVFPEDKYKLVAAHQTQRAIVGMTGDGVNDAPALRQAEVGIAVATATDVAKASASLVLTTPGLAGLVDAIDMGRAVYQRLLTYTLNKIVKTLQVALFLSIGVLVLGKLVVTPLLILLLLFANDLVTMSLASDNVHPSKDPNHWSVAALMRTSGIIALAWLLFSFATYAFASLAGLSQRQLQTLDFVALVFSGLANVLLLRERGHLWASKPGTFLLLASGVDTLVVGLFATTGVLMSAVPVEAVILVFIGTLIWVIVLDFVKVKLVTHGTALLA is encoded by the coding sequence TTGCCTGAACCTTTCGTACCGGATTCCGAGACTCACGGGCTCACCACCGCCGAGGTCGCACAGCGACGCAAACAGTATGGTCCGAACGCAATCGTCCATCCCAAGGAACATCCTTTTGCTCTATTCTTAAAGAAGTTTTGGGCTCCTGTTCCTTGGATGCTTGAGGTGACTCTCATCTTGGAACTGGCGCTCGGCAAATCGGCCGAGGCCATTGTTATTGCTTTGCTACTCGTGTTGAACTCAGTGCTGTCGTTCTCGCAAGAAAGTCGGGCCAAGAAAGCGTTGGAACTGCTCCAGTCCAAACTGCAGATCACTGCCAGGGTCTTTAGGGATGGATCTTGGCAACAAGTACCGGCCCTCGATCTAGTGCCTGGCGACCTCATCCATCTACGGATCGGCGATCTTGCGCCAGCCGATCTACGAATCGTCGATGGCGAACTGCTGGTTGACCAATCCGCACTGACGGGCGAGTCGCTCCCGGTGGAACATCACTGTGGTGACACGGTCTATTCTGCGTCGATTATCCGACGAGGCGAAGCCTCAGGCGAGGTGACCGCAACGGGCGCGAAGAGTTACTTCGGCAAAACCGCGGACCTCGTGAGGACAGCGGGATCTGCCAGTCACCTTGAAGTGCTGGTGCTCGGCATCGTGAAATGGCTCGTCACCTTCGACATCGTACTCGTCGTCCTCGTACTCGTGGATGCGCTCGTACGAGGAATCACTCTCTCCCACATAGCACCGTTCGCGCTCATCCTCCTCGTCGCCTCGGTTCCAATAGCGCTCCCAGCCACTTTTACGCTCGCCACGGCGGTCGCGGCGATGGAGCTCGTGCGTCGCGGCATCCTTGTCACTCGCCTCGCGGCTATTGAAGAGGCCGCGTCGATGACCGTTCTCTTGAGTGACAAAACTGGCACGCTTACCAAAAATGAACTCAGGGTTCAATCGATCGTCACCTTTGGGGACGCCACCGATGCTGATGTGCTCTTTGCTGCAGCGATGGCATCGGACGCATCCACCCAAGATCCTCTCGATCTTGCCACGCTGGCCAAGGCACAGCAGCTTGGGATCAAACCCGTACCTCGAGCAACCTTTTCTCCCTTCGACCCCGCGACCAAACGTTCTGAGTCAACCTATCTCGATGCGTCGGGATCGGAGCACCACGCCTTGAAGGGTGCCCCTCAGGTGCTCAAGACGCTCATCACGGGGGGTGAAGAACCCTCTACGCTCACGGGAACACTCGTTGATCTTGCACGCAGCGGCTCGAGAGTCCTCGGCATCGCTGGGGGAGTCGCCTCCGACCTCAAATTGCTTGGCTTAATCGCTTTCGCCGATCCGTTACGCGATGATGCGGTAGAGATTCTTCAACAGCTTGCAGGGCTTGGCATCACCGTCAAAATGGTCACTGGCGATACCCCGGAGACGGCAGCTTCGATCGCAACGCAACTTGGCCTATCAGGCAAAGTCTGTTCACCCGATAACAGTGAGTCAACTTGTGCGGTCTATGCGGGGGTTTTCCCAGAGGACAAGTACAAGCTGGTCGCAGCGCATCAGACGCAACGAGCGATCGTTGGCATGACTGGAGACGGGGTCAACGACGCGCCCGCATTACGTCAGGCCGAGGTTGGGATCGCTGTAGCGACCGCTACCGACGTCGCCAAAGCCTCAGCCAGTCTTGTTCTTACCACTCCAGGTCTTGCCGGTCTGGTTGACGCCATCGATATGGGGCGGGCGGTTTACCAACGTCTGCTCACGTACACGCTCAACAAGATCGTAAAGACCCTCCAAGTGGCCCTCTTTCTCAGTATTGGAGTCCTCGTGCTCGGGAAACTCGTGGTGACACCTCTCCTCATCTTGCTGCTGCTCTTTGCAAACGATCTCGTAACGATGTCACTGGCTAGTGACAACGTCCACCCATCGAAAGACCCCAACCATTGGAGCGTCGCAGCGCTGATGAGGACCAGTGGCATCATCGCGCTCGCATGGCTACTCTTCTCTTTTGCCACCTACGCTTTCGCTAGCTTGGCCGGACTGTCTCAACGGCAACTACAAACCCTCGACTTTGTGGCGCTCGTCTTCTCTGGTCTCGCCAATGTCCTCCTCCTCAGAGAGCGAGGACACCTGTGGGCGTCAAAACCAGGGACCTTCCTCTTGTTAGCATCCGGTGTCGACACGCTCGTCGTCGGTCTTTTCGCGACGACCGGAGTGCTCATGAGCGCAGTACCCGTCGAGGCTGTCATCCTGGTGTTCATCGGAACGCTCATCTGGGTGATCGTCCTCGACTTTGTAAAGGTCAAGCTTGTCACGCATGGTACCGCACTTCTCGCATGA
- a CDS encoding universal stress protein: MRQGNKIGDPNMETSSFDKNGVVLVGYDGSEYAQEALDYAAQEAKLRGASVAIAIAWEIGGYDFGVTAGTLKTLSHAAEAILETGAAFMRDKYPDVAFQTHLLEGEPAYALIELAKEADMVVVGARGRGGFSALLLGSVSDQLIHHAEVPVLVVRH, translated from the coding sequence GTGAGACAGGGTAACAAGATCGGAGATCCGAACATGGAGACGTCAAGCTTTGACAAAAATGGTGTGGTGTTGGTCGGTTACGACGGATCGGAGTATGCACAGGAGGCGCTCGACTACGCCGCTCAAGAGGCAAAACTACGGGGGGCCAGTGTTGCGATCGCGATCGCCTGGGAGATCGGTGGCTATGACTTCGGCGTAACGGCGGGCACCCTCAAGACACTTTCGCACGCCGCCGAGGCCATCCTTGAGACTGGCGCAGCGTTCATGCGAGACAAGTACCCAGACGTAGCGTTTCAAACGCATCTTTTGGAGGGAGAACCTGCCTACGCGCTCATCGAGCTTGCAAAGGAAGCCGACATGGTGGTGGTAGGGGCACGAGGGAGGGGTGGCTTCTCGGCACTGTTGCTCGGGAGCGTCAGCGATCAGCTTATCCACCATGCCGAAGTTCCCGTACTGGTTGTGAGGCACTGA
- a CDS encoding DUF1269 domain-containing protein has translation MPDLILLKFDHSYDAQKALDAVRALEELRYAWVDNVAVVEKHKSGITTLSTPHGSVAGGAFLGGLAGILLFWWFPPAWFFGGWLGGMGAGAAIGELWKRSGIDEKLVAEVKSELTPGTSALLLVGVSGDADQMTRAFEPYHPSKVIRNSITEETVENLRQAFEKANENS, from the coding sequence ATGCCGGATTTGATCTTGCTAAAGTTCGACCATTCATATGACGCCCAAAAGGCGCTCGACGCCGTCCGCGCCCTCGAAGAGTTGCGTTATGCCTGGGTTGACAACGTCGCCGTCGTCGAGAAACACAAGTCAGGCATCACCACGCTTTCAACACCTCACGGCTCCGTCGCTGGCGGTGCCTTCTTGGGTGGACTCGCAGGTATCTTGCTGTTCTGGTGGTTTCCACCGGCGTGGTTCTTCGGCGGTTGGCTCGGGGGGATGGGTGCAGGAGCTGCGATAGGAGAGCTGTGGAAGCGATCAGGCATCGACGAAAAGCTCGTGGCCGAGGTTAAGTCCGAACTCACCCCGGGCACATCAGCACTTCTTCTGGTTGGAGTGTCAGGAGATGCCGATCAGATGACCCGCGCATTTGAACCCTATCACCCATCGAAGGTGATTCGTAACTCCATCACCGAGGAGACAGTCGAGAACCTTCGTCAAGCATTTGAGAAGGCAAACGAGAACTCCTAA